In the Anaerostipes caccae L1-92 genome, GTTCAGACAATAAAGGCAGCATCCGGCCGATCCGTTCCTTTGCGCCCGCAGAAAATGCATAGTCTTTGAGCTGCTCTAATATCTGATGATATCCTAATGTTGTCAACGATTTATTTTTCATGATAGATTCCTTTCTCAGTCAAGGCAGAATGATGCCTATTTATCATAGTTTAATTTCCTGAAATAAAATAAAGATCACAGATACATTGCCCCGAAACCGGCACATTCCCTGTGATCTTCTGACAAAAGAATTCTAAATGATAAGAATAAAAAAACACAGCATTACACAGCTATGTTCCAACATCTCTTTCCATCTATATAAAGCGTATGAAACGGGTTTGTAAGGCAAAATATCAGATCAGTCTGCTTTATATGCAGGCTGACAAAAGACAGACCGGCATATCCATACCTGTCGTCCCTGATCAATATTTTATTTTTCTGCAATGCTCATTCCAGAAACCCGTAACACCAAGACACCTCATTTCATTTCTTGTTTTTGTTTATTATAGTCTCTGCTTTTCATATTGTCAACATCCATTTTTATCCTGACACGCGTTGTCAGGGTTTGTCTGAGCATGATCAGGAAATAAAAAAACAGCCTCCTTTAAGTCTCTATCATATCAGACAGTTCTAAAGGAGACCGCTATAAGAATCAAAACAACATCCTAAGAAGTTTAAAGAATTACTTGGCATTCAAATAATTATTATGAGCTAAATCTGTCAGTTCTTCAGATACTTTATCAAAATCAAATCCTGTATTAGCCTTTTTAAACACTTCAAATTTATCACTGTCTATCCCTTCAAATCCTGTATATGCGCCGGCTAACATTCCCGCAATACATGCAATCGTATCGGTATCTCCGCCAATATTTGCGCCGCCGATGATTGTTTTCAATACATCTCCGGAACTTGCTAAGAAAAGACCAATGGCACATGCAGCAGAACTTTGAATAGATCCGTCATTTCCAACACTTCTTTCCAATCTTTCCATCGCTTCGTCCATGTGATCTGAGGTTAAAGCAATTTCTATACTTTTAACAATTTTTTCATAAACTGCAAATCCCGGAGCAATTCTGGCTTCTTCCCTTCCAATTTCTTCTCCACGTTTCGCTCCGTAAAGACAAGCTTTCACAATAGAATATAAATCAGAATCTTCCATTAAAGCATTTGAGATACCACATGCAATTGCACATGCGCCCGAATATCCATGCTGTGTTCCATGGGACGGCTTAGTCATGGTAATTGCAACTTCTATGGTTTTTTCCAAATTTCCAGGAAACAGCAATCCCGCCGGAGCAATTCTCATCGCTGCACCATTGGAAGTTCCACGGTCATATGTTCCGCCCGTTTTCCCCAATTCAACAGGATCTTTACCTGATTTTAAGTCTTCTATCAAATACCTTGTTGTTGGTCCTGCATTTCTTGGATAATACTTCGGATATTTTTCCGACCATTCTATCAAAGCATTTGCTGCATCATTTACCGTAAAATTTCCTTTAGATTTAATGACTGCCAATGCCATTTCATACATCTGAGATGTATCATCTGTAACTTCACCCATCAGGTTATCTTTCACATAAAGATTTAAACTTGGATCTATAAAATCAGTAATTGGTCCCCCATAGTTTTTAATAATTTCATCTCTGCTCCAAGCCTCTGAAGGCGCCCCCATTGCATCTCCCATTCCCGCAGCTACTAAAGTCCCTTTAATCTTGTTATATAAATATTGTTTTTCCATAAAATCTATCTCCTTCTCATACAATTTCTGCTGTGTAAGCTTCTAATTCTTTCTTTTGTTTTTCTTCGATTGCCTTGTCAACTCCGAAGAAATAGGTTAATAAAAATGTCATGGAACAACCAACTAATGTTCCTATCATCAACCCCGTAAATCCTTTGCCAAAGAAAGCCGGCAACGTATATATACCAAACATAACCGGAGCGGTAATCCCTGCTCCACATGCTCCTGTAATAGCTCCGCCTACTGCGCCTCCTACTAATACAAAGTAGAAAGGCTTTCTATATTTTATATTTACCCCATACATTACCGGTTCAATTACTCCGCCGGAGAGTAAACTTGTTACTGTTAAAGATAACGCATTCTGCCGAACCGCTTTATTTTTAACTTTTAATGCAACGGCAAGTCCTGCTGCAATTTGACACATTATACTAGGAGCAAACGCAACTGTAACTCTGTCCACTCCCAAACTATCTATATTCGGGAACTGAATCAATGTCAGTACCAGCCAGTGCATACCAACAATTATGATTACTTGCCACAGTCCTCCGATTACTGCACCAGACAGCAATGGACTAAACTGATATAAACTATTGAATAAATTTACTAATACAGCACCGCCCCAATTCCCAATCGGTCCAATAATTAAGATTGCAATCGGCATTGTAATAATCAAAGCGATCACAGATGAAAATACTGTCTTAAAAAGTTTTGGCAGTAATTTATTTAATAATTTTTGAACATATGATAACAAAAGTATTGTCAGAATTGGCGGCAATATACTTCCGGTATAATTTATATTCGGGACATTAATCCCCAAAAATGAAACCTGTTCATTTGCCTTGAATAATTCCATAAAACCTGGATGCAGCAGCAATCCGGTTAACATCAAAGCCAGTGCCTTATTAGCCTTAAATCTTTCCGCTGCGGACCACGCCACAAGAAACGGAAGGAAATAGAAAAAAGAATCTGATAATGTATTGACCAACTGATAAGTAGTGCTTTCCGGTGACGCACCCATAAATTTTGCTAAGACCAAAATTATTTTCAAAAATCCCATACCCTGCATCGCAGGAATTAATGGCGTAAAGATTGATGCTAATATGCTGAACAATTGATCTAAACGCCCCAAAATACTCTTTTTATCTTCCCCCTGATTTGTATCAGCAGCGCCTTTTTTAGTACCATTCAATTCATAATTACTAATAATATCTTCAAATACATCTGCCACATCTTGTCCAATAATAACTTGATACTGACCCCCGGAATATAATGAACTTGTTACTCCGTCCAGGTTATCAATGGTATCTTTATCTACTTTTTCTTTCTCTTTAAGAACAAACCTTAATCTTGTTACACAGTGCGTTAATGAATTGATATTTTCCACACCACCTACATTAGAAATAATGTTCTTACTTAATTTACTTGCTGACATCATGTTCACCTCCATTTTTGAATGAAACTTGTATACATAAATTATTTTTATTGTTTACATCTTTATCCCCCCTTATAATTGACATCAATTAAATAAAAAAGCCTCAAGGCAGCAAATGATAAATATACTAATATTTATCATTGGTAATGCCTCAAGGCAGAGTTACAATCCAATGCGGAAAAATATATAAATTTTAGGGTAATACGTGACATGCGTTCTTTAGTTATCTAAAATCCTATTGATATGAACCAATAAATATAATTGATCCTCTTCGCTGTATTTCAACTTTAATGTTTTTTTTAAATAGCTTTCTATTTTCTTAAAACATCCATACGTATCCGGAAATTGAGCCTTTATAGATTTAAGAAGCAATTTTGTAGAATCTGAAACTTTCTCTTTTGGTTCTTTCACACGCTGTACAAAATACTTTAAGTGAATCACAAATCTGGAATAGTCAATACTATCCTGATCAATTTTAAAATCAAAGCTTTCTTCCACGATTTTAGTTATCTCTTTAAGAATCTTCGTAACTTTTATTGTATTATTCATATCGTTTTGCATTCCTTCTGCATTGATAATATGCAGTGCAATGCTTGCTGCCTCCCCTTTCGGAAAGCGAATCTGTAAATCCTCCTCTATCATATCCAGAGCTTTATATCCAATCTCCATTTCTGTTTTATATAAATATTTTATATCATTGGTTAATGGATTGGTAATATCTATGGATTTCTTTAATCTTATAACACCAAAATTAATATGGTCGGCTAACATAAATGCCAGACTTGGGTTTAGTTCACAACCGACTTTACTTCTTGCATAATCAACAATTTTAGATGAAACATTAAAAATATCTTCAGGAATTTCAGATAATAATTCCAAATAGCCTGGATCAATATCATAAAAAGTTTTACTAATCAAAGACAAGTCGTTTAATTCATAAGGAATTTCGTGGAATCCAATTCCTTTCCCGAAAATTACTACTTCTTTTCCCTTAGGATCTACCCCTAATGCAACGTTGTTATTAATTTTTTTAGTAATCCTCACAAAGAAATCCCCCCCTTCTTCTTAAAATAAATAATTTTAATGCTTATCTATTCACTCTTGGTATACTTTATCACTTCTGACTTACTGCGCTCTACTTCTTTCCCTGTATTTTTAAACTCTAATTTAAAATCCCCAGTATTTGTTATAATCATCGGCGTAGTTAAATTCACTGACTTCTCTTTCATAAAATTCCTGTCGATTCTAACTAATGGTGTTCCTACTTTTACCTTTTGATCCGTCTTAACGAATACTTTAATGCCTTCCCCATTAAGCTCCACAGTATCTAATCCAATGTGTATAATTATTTCAATCTCTCCGCTTTTTATGCCAATTGCATGAGAGGTATCCGCAACCATAACTACTGTCCCGTTACATGGAGAACATATCATATCATCCTCATAAATGAATGCCACACCGTCCCCTATCATTCTCTCTGAAAACACTTTATCCGGAACTTCTGATAAATCTATACACAATCCATTGACTGGTGACATCATAACACCATCTGAATTTTTATTCTTATTAAAAAAGTTAAACATATTTCCCCTTTCCACAAAGAACAAAGTGGGCAAGCCCACACCTCAACTCCCAACCCTCAATCTTTGAGGGCTTGATAACTTTGCGTGCCATATACGATTTGCCGAAGGCAAATGATTTCCCTGCGCATCTGTGTACAACCCGCAGAGCGTTTTTATTTTATTAGGAAAGACCGCAGAACTTTCCTATAAAATAAAAAACTCTTCTCAGCACACCTAATACACTAAAGGTAATGCCTCGAAGAGTTACAATCCTATCTATGCCCTCATTATAACATCTTATCAAAAATAGTCAATATATTTTCACGGATTTGAAAAGGAAAATTTATCATAATTTTACACTTACAATTATCGCCCCATTTTGTTTATTCTGTATCCTGACACACGTTGTCAGGGTTTGTCTGATATAATAGAGAGACAAGGAGGTGAAACGATTGCATGAAAGCCGCTTATTCAAAATCCTTTACTATCTGTTGGAAAAAGGACAGGCAACTGCACCTGAACTGGCCTCAAAATTTGAAGTATCTGTGAGAACCATTTACCGCGATATTGATGTAATGAGCAGTGCAGGTATTCCAGTGTATGCCGCCGCGGGAAGGGACGGCGGTATTAAACTGTATGATGATTTTATCATCAGCAAAGCTTTGCTGTCTGAGTCTGATATTCAGGATATCTTTATCGGTCTTCAGAGCTTATCCGCTGCCCAATATTCCGATCATGAAGGTACATTAGAAAAACTAGGTGCTCTTTTTAAGAAGACAAATACAGACTGGATTGAAATTGATTTTTCCCGCTGGGGAGCCTGCGTTCAAAAAGAACATGAAATCTTTTCTCTGCTGAAAATTTCTGTTTTAAAAAGGCAGGAAATTGTATTTTGTTATTATAATTCCAGGGGAGAGGTCAGTGAAAGGCGGTGCCGTCCGATAAAATTATTATATAAAGACAGATCGTGGTATTTGTTTGGATTCTGCTGCAAAAGAAATGATTACAGATTATTCCGTGTCTCAAGGATGAGGAGTCTGAAGCTCACAGAAGTTATGTTTGATGAAATTCCTCATGATAACTTAAACATTTTGCCGCTGCCTGAGGACATGGAAGTATTAAATGAAATAGAACTTCGGTTTCCATTAGACATGGGGCATAGGGTTTTAGATATTTTCAGTGAAGAGGCGATCATACAAAACGATCAACAGTTTATTGTAAAAGCATCACTTCCCCGGAACGAATGGCTGTATGAAATGCTGTTATCTTTCGGAGAAAATGTCGAAATTGTACGTCCGATCAGCTTAAAAGAAGAAATCATAGAGCGCTGCGAAAAAGCTCTCAACCATCACAAAGGAGCAGAATCATGAATATAAAAAAGAGTTTACAAAGCATAGATGCTTCGGGCAGTAATTTTTATTTCAATGACGTCGATGTTATCCCAGAGAATATCAATGCTGTACTTATTAATGAAGTCGTCCCCAAAGATCCTGAGAACGATTTCTATGGAAAACAGGATGGAGAATATCTTTCTGCTGCTGTCCGTCTTTTCCAAAACGCAGGAATAGAAGCAAACACGTCAGAGGAACTTCTGAACTTAGGTATTTATATTACAAATGCAGTAAAGAAACCAAAATCTCACACTTTCCTTGAAAGAAGCATGATCGAAGAAAGCCTGCCTTTTCTTGAAAAGGAGCTCGCCTTATTTCCTAACGTTCAGGTAGTCATGCTGATGGGGGATGTGGCAAAAAAAGCAATGAATATGATCGCTAAAAGAACAACGAAAAGAAATGTGATTCCTGCTGTTTCAACATACAAACTGCGCCACAGCGAAATATACTATAAAAATATACGGCTAATGCCCTCCTATATTATGACAGGAAAAAACATACTGATTGAAAAGTCGAAGTTTCAGATGGCTTGTGAAGATATTTCTAACATGATTAATATGATCAATCGTGATCCTGTATTTCATCTTCATCAGCAATGAATTCTTTACAAACTTTTAAATTAGTGGTATATTTTAAGTAGAAAAAGGAACAACCGTCCAAAGCGGTTTGACCTAATAATAAAAGCAGGAAATCCACCCTATTACTTGCCAAAGTTCTCAAGGGTGGTTTTTCTATGCGTAACTAATGACTAATCAAATATATGAAGGTCAGTAGTGCAATCAAAAATAATCCGAACTGCATCAAGTCATTAAAACTGAATTTGTTCTTCATTGGCACCACCTCCATTCTATGTAGAATGAAGGTCAAACCACCCTGTAACACGGTTGTTCCATAACCAAATTTTATCACATCATTTTAATTATTACAATTTCTAAATTGTATATTTTAGTAAAACTTTATATTTTTCAACAAAACAGAAACCCCACGAAAACTTGCTGTTTTCATGGGGCTGATTAATTCTCTTATATATTTTTTTACTATCTCTTTGAGAACTGTGGGGCACGACGTGCAGAACGAAGTCCCGGTTTCTTTCTTTCCTTCATACGTGGATCTCTGGTTAAGTATCCTGCTTTCTTTAATACCGGGCGGAAGTCTCCGTCAACCTGTAATAAAGCTCTGGAAATACCGTGGCGGATTGCTCCTGCCTGTCCTGTAAATCCACCGCCGATAACATTAACTAAAACATCGTATTTTCCGAGAGTGTCAGTAGCAACCAATGGCTGGCGTACGACTACTTTTAATGTCTCTAATCCTAAATATTCGTCGATATCTCTTTTATTGATTGTGATTTTTCCTGTTCCTGGTACTAAATATACTCTAGCGATACTGCTTTTTCTTCTACCAGTTCCGTAATATTTTGCTGTAGCCACTTAATCGTCCTCCTTCTTAATACTTGATCTCTAATGCTTTTGGCTGCTGAGCCTGATTGTTGTGCTCTGCGCCTGCATATACGTGAAGTTTCTTAATCATTGCTCTTCCCAAAGGACCTTTTGGAAGCATACCTTTTACTGCAAGATAAATAACATCTTCAGGCTTTTTCGCCATTTTTTCTTTTAAAGTCGTCTCTTTCATTCCGCCTACATAATCAGAGTGATTGTAGTAGATCTTCTGGTCTAATTTCTTTCCAGTTACCTGGATTTTATCTGCGTTCACAACGATCACGTTATCGCCTGTGTCGATGTGAGGAGTATAAGTCGGCTTATTCTTTCCTCTTAAAACTTTTGCGATCTCTGATGCTAAACGTCCTAATGTATGTCCTGTGGCGTCAACTACATACCATTCTCTTTCAATTGTTGATGGGCTTGCCATAAAGCTCTTCATGGTTCTTCCTCCTAAATTTCTCAATCAATGTGTCTTCTATATAAAATACTCCCTCCGGGGCATTGGGGTAAGCATTTTCTTTTATGTCACATTTTCATATTATATAACACTGACCGGGGTGTGTCAATAAATTTTCTCCAAAAATTATGAAACAAAATTGGACATACCCTATGATCAGCCGCAGTGATTTTGTTCTGCATACTTCTTAATATTGGAAACATTACAGTGCGTCTCGAATTCGTCCCCACGCAGTACGACCAGAGACGGAGCCTGCATAATCCCGTATTCCTGCACCAATTCCTGATGTTCCTCGGCATCCACGATTTCAAACGGAATCCGGGAACTTTTAAGGACCTCTCCGGCCATCTTACAGTTCGGACAAGTTTTGGTTGTAAACAGAAGCATCTTCTGGGCTTCTTCCATCTTCTTTTCCGCCTCTGAGGCAAAGCTTATGTCTTTTTTCGGAGTCTTGGATGCCTTCAGAACAGAATTTTTGGGATCGTACAGTTTCCTTTCTTTATATTCCTGCCGTTTTCCATCGTTCCAGTTCTGGACCGGACGATAATAACCCGTAATCCTGCTGTATACCTCCGTTTTTTGTCCGCAGTCAGGACATTCATAAACCTCCCCGTTTATATAACCGTGGTTGCTGCACACAGAATAGGTCGGTGAAATCGTATAATATGGAAGGCGGTAATTTTCTGCGATCTTTTTCACCAGAGCCGCGGCTGCTTTCCAGTCCGGAAGTTTCTCTCCAAGGAAAGTGTGGAAAACTGTCCCTGACGTATATAATGTCTGTAATTCATCCTGAATATCCAGCGCATCAAAAACATCGTCTGTATATCCCACCGGCAGATGGGAACTGTTCGTGTAAAACGGTGTTCCTTCGTCTTCTGAAGCTGTGATAATGTCCGGGAACTCTGCCACGTCATGCTTCGCCAAGCGGTATGTCGTAGATTCGGCCGGAGTCGCTTCAAGATTATAAAGGTCACCGTATTCTTCCTGGTAATCTGACAGGCGGTTTCTCATATGATTCAATACTTCCTTAGCAAATTCCTGTGCCTTTTCTTCGGTCAGATCCGCCTTGATCCAGCCGGCATTGAGGCCCGCTTCATTCATTCCGATCAGCCCGATGGTAGAAAAGTGATTGTTAAAAGAATCCAAATAACGTTTCGTATAAGGATACAGTCCCTCATCGAACAATTTCGTGATAATCGTTCTTTTTATCTTTAAGGATCGTGCTGACACATCCATCAAATGATCCAGCCTGTGATAGAACTCTTTTTCATCTTTAGAAAGGTAAGCAATCTTAGGCAGATTGATCGTAACCACTCCTACAGATCCGGTGCTCTCTCCGCTGCCGAAAAATCCCCCTGCTTTTTTACGCAGTTCTCTTAAATCCAGGCGCAGACGGCAGCACATACTGCGCACATCACTCGGCTGCATTTCACTGTTGATATAATTAGAAAAATACGGAGTTCCGTATTTGGCGGTCATTTCAAACAGAAGCCGGTTATTTTCCGTGTCAGACCAGTCAAAGTCTTTTGTAATAGAATAGGTAGGGATCGGATACTGGAAGCCCCGTCCTTCGGCATCCCCTTCGATCATGACTTCGATAAAGGCCTTGTTCACCATGTCCATCTCTTTTTTGCAGTCTTTATACCGGAAGTCCATCTCTTTGCCGCCAACGATCGCAGGGAGCTCCGCCAGATCATCCGGCACGGTCCAGTCCAAAGTAATATTAGAAAAAGGAGCCTGGGTGCCCCATCGGCTCGGAATATTAACACCGAAAATAAAGGACTGCACACATTTTTTCACTTCATAGTAGGACAGATTGTCTGCCTTTACAAACGGTGCAAGATATGTATCAAAAGAGGAGAATGCCTGGGCTCCGGCCCACTCATTCTGCATGATGCCAAGGAAATTGACCATCTGATTGCACAGTGTGGACAAATGCTTCGCCGGTGCGGAGGTAATCTTACCGCGCACGCCTCCCAGCCCCTCCTGGATCAGCTGCTTTAAAGACCAGCCCGCGCAGTAACCGGTCAGCATAGAAAGGTCGTGGATATGAATGTCCGCATTCCTGTGGGCATCGGCAATCTCATCATCATAGATCTCGGAAAGCCAGTAATTCGCCGTGATGGCCCCGCTGTTGCTTAAAATCAGTCCCCCGACGGAATATGTCACGGTAGAGTTTTCTTTTACCCTCCAGTCACTGGCTTTCACATAACTGTCCACCAGCTCTTTATAATCCAGAATTGTAGACTTCATATTCCGGATCTTTTCTCTCTGTTTTCTGTATAAAATATATCCTTTTGCCACATCGGCATAGCCTGCCTGGATCAGCACAGACTCCACGCTGTCCTGAATGTCTTCAACCGCGATCACATCATTTTTTACTTTCGGCTCAAAATCTGATGTGACTTTAAGCGCCAGCAGATCGATCACACTCGGATGATACTGTTTTTCTTTGGCTTCAAATGCCCTTGTGATGGCAGTGGATATCTTCTGGATATCAAATTCTGCCTTGGTTCCGTCTCTCTTTATTACATAATACATGACTCACACACCCCATTCTTTCTATATGTTCAACACTTAAAATTATAGCACCATATAAAACAAAGTCAACATATTGTATGTTTTTATCTATACAGGCACAATATATTGTTATAATCCCCTTAATTCTACATTCGGCACTTTTTCTCTCAAAATATCCGCCAGTGTCTCCATTTCTTCCTTCCCATAGGCACTGAGTCTCAAATCCGGTACATGATCAGAGGGTTCAAAACTCTGAAGGAAATATGGTTCATCTCCGGAAATCCACTCTCCGATCTCTTCGATATCCTCCCCGCTGTGAAGTTCCCTCACCACCGTGGTACGAAACTCAAACGGTACATTTCCTTCCATGAGGAATCTGACGCTCTCCTCCACCGGTTCTATCTGAAATGCTTCCACTCCCGCCGTGGCAGCATATTTCTTTTTGGAATTTTTTATGTCCATGGCCACATAGTCCAAAAGGCCCTCTCCGACCAGCCTTTTGAGCCTTTCCGGAAAGCTTCCGTTGGTATCCAGCTTCACCAGATAGCCGAGTTCCTTCATCTCTCTGATAAGCCCTGAAAGTCCGGTGTGAAGCAGCGGTTCTCCTCCGGAAATACAGACTCCGTCCAGGATTCCTCTCCGCTTCCTTAAAAAGGCCAGCAAATCTTTTTCTAAAAGCCCCGGCTCCTCCTTCCGCGGAGAGATCAGCTCAGCATTGTGGCAGAACGGGCAAAAAAAATTACACCCGCCGGTAAATACCGTGCAGGCGACTTTTCCCGGATAATCCAGGAGTGTTGACTTTTGCAGTCCCATAATCTTCATCTAATCCGCTTCCTTTTCTTCATCCATGTAATGTATGTTGATGAGTGTCAGTCCTTTTGCCGGAGCATTTGGACCTGCCTTTCCTCTCTTCGGATGCAGGAAAAGTTCCCTGACCCACTCCGGATCCTTCCTGCCCCTTCCGATGGAGATTAGAGTTCCTGCCATCATCCGCACCATGTTATATAAAAATCCGTTTCCCGTGACTCTCATGGTAATATACCGGCCGTTCTGCCTCACTTCGCACTCATAGATCGTGCGCACCGTGGTCTTTGTAGGACTCCCTGTGGTAGAAAAGCTTAAAAAGTCATGCTCACCTAAAAAGCAGCGGGCAGCTGTGCGCATACGCTCCGCATCCAGCGGCACATACACGAAGTGATGGTGCCTTGCCGTGACCGGGTTATCAAATTCTGCATTGTAAATCGTATACTCGTAAGTTTTCCTCGTATCCTGATATCTGGGATGGAAATCGTCTTTTACTTCACTGGAAGACTGTATGACAATATCATCCGGCAGCCTCTGGTTCAGAGCCCTGGCGATCCTTTCACCCGGAATCTCCGTCTCCGTGTCAAACACTGCCACATTCCCGAGGGCATGTACCCCGGAGTCGGTGCGGCTGGCACCGATCACCGTAATCTCTTCTCCCAAAAGACTGCCAAGCTTCTCATTGAGAATCCCTTCTATGGTCGTATCCTTTGGCTGTATCTGCCAGCCGCAGTAATTTGTCCCGTCATATGCCACTTCTAATTTTATCCGTTTCATAGAATACCTCACGCCTATCTTCCGACCGGACAGAAAAATCCCAGGTAAATCATCAGTGCCAAAAACAAAGCCAAAAACAGATAGGCCAGCAGGTCTCTTCTGCAGTATTTGAGAGGCTTCATCTTCGTCCGTCCGTCCCCTCCGTGGTAGCACCTGGATTCCATGGCCAGGGCCAGGTCATTGGCTCTCCTTACCGCCGCCACAAACAGCGGCACTACGATCGGCACCATGCTCTTCATCCGGTGCAGAAAACTTCCATTTTTAAAATCCACTCCCCTTGCAGTCTGGGCCTTCATGATCTTGTCCAGCTCCTCTGTGAGGATCGGGATAAACCTTAGGGCAATCGACATCATCATCGCAATCTCATGCACAGGAATTTTGATCAGCTTCAAAAATCCCAGGGACTTTTCGAGCCCGTCTGTGAGCTCATTGGGTGTGGTAGTAAAGGTCATAAGGGAAGTGCCCAATACAAGCATCACCAGCCTTGTGCCCAGATAAACGGCTGTGATGACTCCTTCTTTGGTGATCCTGATAACACCGAAATGTACGATCGCCTCCCCCGGTATGAAGAAAATATTGATGACAACGGAGAAAAGCAAAATAACGCCAACGGCTTTCAGCCCCCTGACAATAAAAGAAAGAGGTACAGTGGAAAGGCCGATCATCAAAGCCAAAAACAGCAGAGAAGCCGCATAAGTCAGCGGGGACTTTGAGAAAAACAAGGTTATGACAAAAATCAATGTCCCCACCAGCTTTACCCTCGGGTCCAGCCGGTGAAGAATAGAATCTGATCTGTAATATTGTCCTATGGTGATGTCTTTAATCATATGTTTGTTCCTTCTTTAATGTTTTTAGGATTGCCCTCCTGGCATCTTCAAGGGTCAGGATCTCTCCCTCAACAGGAAATCCTTTTTCTTTCAGATCATTGGCCAGGAGTCTGAAAAACGGTACGGACAGTCCCATCTGCTCCAGTTCTTCCTGATGGGAAAACACCTCTTCCTTATCCCCGTCAAATTCCAGCCGCCCACGGTTCATGACGATCATCCTGTCTACATAGGATGCAATGTCTTCCATACTGTGGGATACAAGTATGATCGTGATACCCTGTTCCTGATTGAGACGCTTCAGCAGTTCTAAAAGCTGTACCCTTCCCTCAGGGTCCAGACCGGCGGTCGGTTCATCCAGAATAAAATATTCAGGCTTCATTGCCAGAATGCCTGCGATAGCTACTCTGCGCTTCTGTCCTCCGGACAGTTCAAACGG is a window encoding:
- a CDS encoding ribonucleoside triphosphate reductase, with protein sequence MYYVIKRDGTKAEFDIQKISTAITRAFEAKEKQYHPSVIDLLALKVTSDFEPKVKNDVIAVEDIQDSVESVLIQAGYADVAKGYILYRKQREKIRNMKSTILDYKELVDSYVKASDWRVKENSTVTYSVGGLILSNSGAITANYWLSEIYDDEIADAHRNADIHIHDLSMLTGYCAGWSLKQLIQEGLGGVRGKITSAPAKHLSTLCNQMVNFLGIMQNEWAGAQAFSSFDTYLAPFVKADNLSYYEVKKCVQSFIFGVNIPSRWGTQAPFSNITLDWTVPDDLAELPAIVGGKEMDFRYKDCKKEMDMVNKAFIEVMIEGDAEGRGFQYPIPTYSITKDFDWSDTENNRLLFEMTAKYGTPYFSNYINSEMQPSDVRSMCCRLRLDLRELRKKAGGFFGSGESTGSVGVVTINLPKIAYLSKDEKEFYHRLDHLMDVSARSLKIKRTIITKLFDEGLYPYTKRYLDSFNNHFSTIGLIGMNEAGLNAGWIKADLTEEKAQEFAKEVLNHMRNRLSDYQEEYGDLYNLEATPAESTTYRLAKHDVAEFPDIITASEDEGTPFYTNSSHLPVGYTDDVFDALDIQDELQTLYTSGTVFHTFLGEKLPDWKAAAALVKKIAENYRLPYYTISPTYSVCSNHGYINGEVYECPDCGQKTEVYSRITGYYRPVQNWNDGKRQEYKERKLYDPKNSVLKASKTPKKDISFASEAEKKMEEAQKMLLFTTKTCPNCKMAGEVLKSSRIPFEIVDAEEHQELVQEYGIMQAPSLVVLRGDEFETHCNVSNIKKYAEQNHCG
- a CDS encoding anaerobic ribonucleoside-triphosphate reductase activating protein, whose translation is MKIMGLQKSTLLDYPGKVACTVFTGGCNFFCPFCHNAELISPRKEEPGLLEKDLLAFLRKRRGILDGVCISGGEPLLHTGLSGLIREMKELGYLVKLDTNGSFPERLKRLVGEGLLDYVAMDIKNSKKKYAATAGVEAFQIEPVEESVRFLMEGNVPFEFRTTVVRELHSGEDIEEIGEWISGDEPYFLQSFEPSDHVPDLRLSAYGKEEMETLADILREKVPNVELRGL
- the truA gene encoding tRNA pseudouridine(38-40) synthase TruA, with the translated sequence MKRIKLEVAYDGTNYCGWQIQPKDTTIEGILNEKLGSLLGEEITVIGASRTDSGVHALGNVAVFDTETEIPGERIARALNQRLPDDIVIQSSSEVKDDFHPRYQDTRKTYEYTIYNAEFDNPVTARHHHFVYVPLDAERMRTAARCFLGEHDFLSFSTTGSPTKTTVRTIYECEVRQNGRYITMRVTGNGFLYNMVRMMAGTLISIGRGRKDPEWVRELFLHPKRGKAGPNAPAKGLTLINIHYMDEEKEAD
- a CDS encoding energy-coupling factor transporter ATPase gives rise to the protein MSISLEKVSYIYEDNSDIKKPALIDIDLEIGEGEFIGIIGHTGSGKSTLIQHLNGLMEPTKGRVYFEGKNIHDDNYDIKSLRGKVGLCFQYPEHQLFETTILEDVCFGPMNFGASKEEAVKAAKEALKDVGISEELFGKSPFELSGGQKRRVAIAGILAMKPEYFILDEPTAGLDPEGRVQLLELLKRLNQEQGITIILVSHSMEDIASYVDRMIVMNRGRLEFDGDKEEVFSHQEELEQMGLSVPFFRLLANDLKEKGFPVEGEILTLEDARRAILKTLKKEQTYD
- a CDS encoding energy-coupling factor transporter transmembrane component T family protein, producing the protein MIKDITIGQYYRSDSILHRLDPRVKLVGTLIFVITLFFSKSPLTYAASLLFLALMIGLSTVPLSFIVRGLKAVGVILLFSVVINIFFIPGEAIVHFGVIRITKEGVITAVYLGTRLVMLVLGTSLMTFTTTPNELTDGLEKSLGFLKLIKIPVHEIAMMMSIALRFIPILTEELDKIMKAQTARGVDFKNGSFLHRMKSMVPIVVPLFVAAVRRANDLALAMESRCYHGGDGRTKMKPLKYCRRDLLAYLFLALFLALMIYLGFFCPVGR